One stretch of Bombina bombina isolate aBomBom1 chromosome 7, aBomBom1.pri, whole genome shotgun sequence DNA includes these proteins:
- the ZBTB12 gene encoding zinc finger and BTB domain-containing protein 12 has translation MASATDLLRFQLPGHEAATLRSMNQLRSEERFCDVTVLSDGLKFRGHRVVLAACSPFLRDQFLLNPSSELQVSLMHGPKVVTDLLLSCYTGLLEFSIRDIVNYLTAASYLQMEHVVEKCRQALSQFIEPKIGLRDLNKVMGSRGSPTSTSLRQMRPSESWRSLKSEPKAEEESEEEMLMMAEEEEDDDDDEEEEGTSSDVCIVKVETGMSGGVVKNGCSWGKGGEEKSSMAQPEEALVNSTVEGGEINEGGIQHGGVMKAIYSEEVEGGEGVLIIPSSYHEEEDEEVLDGGNRCQSTMTVSGMSRNIISGIGGIGATEAAMLIGDGRSGNRKSVRCSKCEEVFQGVEKLVFHMRAQHFVFMCPRCGKQFNHSSNLNRHMNVHRGVKSHSCQVCGKSFTQKSTLHDHLNLHSGERPYRCSYCDVRFAHKPAIRRHLKEQHGKTTAENVIQASVAEINVVVG, from the coding sequence ATGGCTTCAGCCACAGATCTCTTGCGTTTCCAGCTCCCTGGTCATGAGGCAGCTACTCTCCGCAGCATGAACCAGCTACGTTCAGAAGAAAGGTTCTGCGATGTGACAGTTCTTTCTGATGGTCTAAAGTTCAGAGGACACCGTGTGGTTCTGGCCGCCTGCTCCCCATTTCTGAGAGACCAATTTCTGCTGAACCCAAGTTCTGAGCTGCAGGTTTCCCTTATGCATGGTCCTAAAGTGGTTACAGACCTTCTTCTTTCCTGCTACACAGGTCTTCTGGAGTTCTCCATAAGGGATATTGTAAACTATCTTACCGCTGCCAGCTACCTGCAAATGGAACACGTTGTGGAGAAGTGTCGTCAAGCTCTTTCTCAGTTTATTGAACCTAAAATTGGATTGAGGGACTTAAACAAAGTTATGGGGTCCCGTGGTTCTCCGACATCAACAAGTCTACGCCAGATGCGCCCATCTGAGAGCTGGAGGTCACTCAAATCTGAGCCAAAAGCAGAGGAGGAAAGTGAAGAGGAAATGCTGATGATGGCAGAGGAGGAGGAAGATGACGATGATGACGAGGAAGAAGAAGGAACATCTTCAGATGTTTGTATAGTGAAAGTGGAGACTGGTATGAGTGGAGGGGTAGTAAAGAATGGGTGCTCATGGGgtaaaggaggagaggaaaaaaGCTCTATGGCACAGCCCGAAGAGGCTTTGGTGAACTCTACTGTGGAAGGAGGAGAAATTAACGAGGGGGGCATACAACATGGAGGGGTCATGAAAGCCATCTACAGTGAAGAAGTTGAGGGTGGTGAGGGAGTACTGATCATCCCTAGCAGTTATCATGAAGAAGAAGATGAAGAAGTTTTGGATGGAGGAAATAGATGCCAGAGCACTATGACGGTTAGTGGAATGTCAAGAAACATTATTTCTGGAATCGGAGGAATCGGAGCAACAGAAGCAGCAATGCTTATCGGAGATGGGCGTTCAGGAAATAGAAAATCTGTAAGATGCAGTAAGTGTGAGGAGGTCTTTCAAGGGGTGGAAAAATTGGTCTTCCACATGCGGGCACAGCATTTTGTCTTCATGTGCCCACGGTGTGGTAAACAGTTTAACCACAGCAGCAATCTCAACCGACATATGAACGTACACCGAGGTGTTAAGTCGCACTCCTGTCAGGTGTGTGGCAAGTCCTTCACCCAGAAGTCCACCCTTCATGATCACCTCAACTTACACAGCGGAGAAAGACCCTACCGCTGCTCCTACTGTGACGTGAGATTTGCCCACAAACCAGCCATAAGACGCCACCTCAAGGAACAACATGGAAAGACCACAGCAGAAAATGTCATACAGGCTAGCGTGGCAGAAATCAATGTTGTGGtgggatga